One Fusarium falciforme chromosome 1, complete sequence genomic window carries:
- a CDS encoding F-box domain-containing protein produces MTKKESLSSMDPFSPAHQPDEGYSEDPLTPTVNQNLSSALASLRSPSDLSAWLVANSSLLPLQVKTELTMALLDNLPTSVIAEIVHRLNPRLYIDFIQYLPAEICLKILGCLDPVSLVAVTQTCRAWYELALDRKLWERLYYMEGWKTINSEIAACEAKVNNGLNFSIRQLNRLQSMQDAHPNKIRAVVNSDEDLEMTDGDRTPGPNDSSATGSMFGSPSSSFSSSRPAVVPMGEMDLDGTRIPSLDRTYSSSSDSRGKRKEPSGDTEFSMPPMSAADASNMLPPSNLYTWDVSRNRYRINWRYLYAMRRRLESNWELGKFTTLQFPHPNFPEEGHQECVYTLQFDRNFLVSGSRDQTMRIWDVHTRRLVRPPLTGHVGSVLCLQFDADPQEDLLVSGSSDSNVFIWKFSTGELVQKLTRAHHESVLNVRFDKRILVTSSKDKTIKIFNRHPLRHGDLGYGGHDLVSPVPTNLRRYGYEPDLSQELPIRPAFSMIGRLDGHSAAVNAIQVRDRTIVSVSGDRHIKVWNWPEQVCTQTIPAHEKGIACVEFDGRRIVSGSSDYEVCIFDAPTGLRVAQLRGHAHLVRTVQAGFGDLPYSKAEDEAEAKAVDAEYFRAFEAGEIDHNLERRRRRDRRANAGSSRPQDVQAFGAKLPPGGGGGRKYGRIVSGSYDQSIIVWRRDKEGVWKPAHHLRQEEAAAAAQRDAVAAASNLAAARAGTAHGRPTNQANGPRSPPASGSSMGPMMLRDHHGDNQRTSASYEALIDQTVPHGPAALQRVLKTYPVTLAHHSHLQSAIERQTSPLARAQLRAVVTEALAALQLSQMPPRQQSSQGGSGDGNGPGHPRAPRAAVAVPGMPINPPLGGQVVHPPVVTLAQAPGAPPVQPAMPGQPQNMAQNILPPGHHHPHIAAAENSPARVFKLQFDARKIICCSQAPVIVGWDFCNKDPELEEAVRFFATVD; encoded by the exons atgaccaagaaggagTCCTTGTCCTCCATGGATCCCTTTTCTCCTGCCCACCAGCCCGACGAGGGCTACTCTGAAGATCCTCTCACGCCGACCGTCAATCAAAATCTCTCGTCTGCTCTCGCTTCCTTACGGTCTCCCTCCGACCTGAGTGCATGGCTAGTCGCAAACTCGTCGCTTCTTCCACTTCAGGTCAAGACTG AGTTGACCATGGCTCTCCTCGATAACCTCCCCACGTCCGTCATCGCCGAGATCGTCCACCGTTTAAACCCGAGACTCTACATCGACTTCATTCAGTACCTTCCCGCCGAAATCTGCCTCAAGATCCTCGGTTGCCTCGATCCCGTTTCTCTAGTTGCCGTGACCCAGACATGCCGGGCCTGGTACGAGTTGGCTTTGGACCGGAAGCTATGGGAGCGCTTATACTACATGGAAGGGTGGAAGACCATCAACTCCGAGATCGCGGCCTGCGAGGCCAAAGTCAACAATGGCCTCAACTTTTCGATCCGCCAACTCAACCGCCTTCAGTCGATGCAGGACGCGCATCCCAATAAGATCCGAGCCGTTGTGAATAGCGATGAAGACCTCGAGATGACCGACGGCGACCGTACACCCGGCCCTAACGATAGCTCGGCTACAGGAAGCATGTTTGGTagtccatcgtcgtcgttctCATCAAGCAGGCCTGCAGTTGTCCCCATGGGAGAGATGGACCTTGATGGCACTAGGATTCCGAGTCTGGACCGAACTtattcttcatcatcggaCTCGAGAGGAAAGCGTAAGGAGCCAAGCGGCGACACCGAGTTCTCAATGCCACCCATGTCAGCCGCCGACGCATCCAATATGCTACCGCCATCTAATCTCTACACCTGGGATGTCAGCCGAAACCGGTATCGCATTAACTGGCGGTACCTGTACGCCATGCGTCGCAGACTCGAGTCGAACTGGGAGCTGGGAAAGTTTACCACTCTTCAGTTCCCTCACCCGAACTTCCCCGAGGAAGGCCACCAAGAGTGTGTCTACACGCTTCAGTTCGACAGAAACTTCCTTGTGAGCGGTAGCAGGGATCAAACCATGAGAATATGGGATGTGCACACTCGCCGACTGGTCCGACCACCGCTGACCGGCCATGTGGGCTCTGTGCTCTGCCTCCAGTTTGATGCTGATCCCCAAGAGGATCTCCTTGTTTCTGGAAGCAGTGATTCTAACGTTTTCATTTGGAAGTTTTCTACCGGCGAGTTGGTTCAGAAGCTGACAAGAGCTCACCATGAGTCTGTGCTCAACGTGCGGTTCGATAAGCGGATTCTCGTCACCTCGTCGAAAgacaagaccatcaagaTCTTTAACAGGCATCCTCTGCGCCATGGGGATCTGGGATATGGTGGACACGATCTGGTGAGTCCTGTGCCGACCAACCTGCGACGGTACGGCTACGAACCCGACCTGTCACAAGAGCTTCCCATCAGGCCCGCGTTTTCAATGATTGGTCGCTTGGACGGGCACAGTGCTGCCGTAAATGCTATCCAGGTTCGTGATCGGACCATTGTTTCCGTTTCCGGAGATAGGCACATCAAGGTATGGAACTGGCCCGAGCAGGTCTGTACCCAGACAATCCCAGCGCACGAGAAGGGCATCGCCTGTGTCGAGTTTGATGGGCGCAGAATCGTCAGCGGCAGTAGCGACTACGAGGTCTGTATCTTTGACGCGCCCACCGGGCTGAGGGTTGCCCAACTGCGAGGACACGCCCACCTGGTTCGCACAGTCCAGGCTGGATTTGGAGATCTACCATACAgcaaggccgaggacgaggcAGAGGCCAAGGCGGTGGATGCCGAGTACTTCAGAGCGTTTGAAGCTGGCGAGATCGACCACAACCTGGAGCGAAGACGTCGGAGAGATCGTCGGGCGAATGCAGGCAGCTCGCGACCCCAGGACGTCCAGGCATTCGGGGCTAAGCTTCCCcctggcggtggtggtggtaggaAGTATGGTCGCATCGTGTCCGGCTCCTATGACCAGAGCATCATCGTCTGGAGGCGCGACAAGGAGGGTGTCTGGAAGCCTGCTCACCACCTGCGACAGGAGGAGGCAGCAGCTGCTGCTCAGCGTGACGCCGTCGCGGCCGCGTCTAAcctggcggcggcgagggctggAACTGCGCATGGCCGGCCTACGAACCAGGCAAATGGGCCTCGCTCTCCGCCTGCGAGTGGCTCATCAATGGGACCCATGATGCTTAGAGATCACCATGGGGACAACCAACGAACATCGGCCTCATACGAGGCACTTATCGATCAGACCGTACCCCATGGACCGGCCGCGTTACAGCGAGTGCTTAAGACGTACCCGGTCACTCTGGCTCACCACTCTCACTTGCAATCAGCCATCGAGCGCCAAACTTCGCCGTTGGCCAGAGCGCAGTTGAGGGCAGTGGTGACAGAGGCTCTGGCTGCTCTCCAGCTCAGTCAGATGCCACCGCGGCAACAATCAAGCCAAGGGGGCTCTGGGGATGGCAATGGGCCTGGCCACCCACGAGCCCCGCGTGCTGCCGTCGCTGTCCCCGGTATGCCGATCAACCCTCCCTTGGGAGGACAAGTTGTACACCCTCCTGTCGTGACCCTCGCACAGGCTCCAGGCGCGCCACCTGTGCAGCCGGCCATGCCGGGCCAGCCTCAGAACATGGCCCAAAACATTCTGCCCCCGGGCCATCACCACCCGCACATCGCAGCGGCGGAGAACTCACCAGCGCGCGTCTTCAAACTTCAGTTTGACGCCCGCAAGATTATCTGCTGCAGCCAAGCCCCTGTCATCGTGGGATGGGATTTCTGTAACAAGGACCCGGAACTGGAGGAAGCTGTGCGATTCTTTGCAACAGTCGACTAA
- a CDS encoding Zn(2)-C6 fungal-type domain-containing protein codes for MASRTRPQSSRNIERSCAVCHRRKVRCDKKLPCNQCIRGGFPCSYPPVQDVIRRTRKTTISDVATRISEMEKTIEAFKSGQVASPQVPLPTPSTSLPARPRDSPASETTEQNRREGLLLSKGRISHYVNEVLFSRVIEQEHDVRTALATPRSESPPSSSFASPFNPMGLLSNTSSTVPLASFHPPRSLAMKLWKMFVESVDPCTKVMHVPTTEVRVYTVLQDPSKASAENLGVCFSIYYASATALDRDVVEAFLGEDRQTALHRYKAGLEQALAETDFLENPTIPLLQALAVYLAAMRVNNSGRAVWIMNGLALRAAQSMGLHRDGRKLGLSPFESEIRRRLWWHFLERDGRGGEDYGLQNPSGPNPLYAVDQPRNLHDSDLSPEMKELPESRPGWTRMALSLVNIQIARAWGRLFQMGWSTEVTPGEEVRAAVVKDASTRAHEILQGCNPLIPEQMMTVVIARFLVQKLDIVSRRQWQSLHQPDDRNFWATENNLLEALSVLEQCNSMWDIEDLSPYHWITRAFPQYHMIFYILRHLCACPRGPNASRAFEAVEKHLATVNRGEAGAHRGLMWTVLTTLRERAMMMMQNDGAEVEAESQGVSEKGDGRQQTTVTDGGAVPEQMQHHIEGEHLLPPDWDTVLQDFPWDMDDFNMTF; via the exons ATGGCATCCCGGACTCGGCCCCAGTCGAGCCGCAACATCGAGCGGTCCTGCGCCGTATGCCACCGCCGAAAGGTCCGCTGCGACAAGAAGCTGCCCTGCAATCAGTGCATACGCGGCGGGTTCCCGTGTTCGTATCCTCCTGTGCAAGACGTGATACGCCGGACGCGCAAGACCACCATCAGCGATGTCGCCACGCGTATATCCGAGATGGAAAAGACCATCGAGGCCTTCAAGTCCGGTCAGGTAGCTTCTCCACAAGTACCACTACCAACTCCATCAACATCACTCCCTGCGAGACCGAGGGATTCACCAGCGTCAGAAACCACAGAACAGAACCGTCGTGAGGGTCTTTTGTTGAGCAAAGGCCGAATTAGTCACTATGTGAATGAAGTTCTCTTCTCTCGTGTTATCGAACAG GAACACGATGTACGGACAGCTTTGGCGACACCAAGGAGCGAGTCTCCCCCGAGTAGCTCATTTGCTTCGCCATTCAACCCCATGGGCCTTCTTTCAAACACCTCCTCCACAGTACCTCTTGCCAGCTTCCATCCTCCAAGGTCACTCGCCATGAAGCTCTGGAAGATGTTTGTAGAAAGTGTTGACCCTTGCACCAAGGTCATGCATGTCCCAACCACCGAGGTGCGGGTCTATACAGTGCTACAGGATCCTTCCAAGGCATCGGCCGAGAATCTAGGCGTCTGCTTTTCCATCTATTACGCTTCGGCCACGGCTCTTGACCGAGATGTGGTAGAGGCCTTCTTGGGGGAGGACAGGCAAACAGCCCTCCATCGTTACAAGGCAGGCCTAGAGCAAGCCCTCGCCGAGACGGACTTTTTGGAAAACCCAACCATCCCTCTGTTGCAAGCTCTTGCAGTCTACTTG GCAGCCATGCGAGTCAACAACTCGGGCCGAGCAGTTTGGATAATGAATGGCCTTGCCCTCCGAGCGGCGCAATCGATGGGTCTTCACCGAGACGGCCGGAAACTCGGGCTGTCTCCGTTCGAGTCTGAGATCCGTCGGCGACTCTGGTGGCACTTCCTAGAGCGAGACGGAAGGGGAGGCGAGGACTATGGCCTCCAGAACCCATCAGGACCTAACCCACTGTACGCGGTTGATCAACCACGAAACCTCCACGATAGTGATCTCTCCCctgagatgaaggagctcCCCGAGTCAAGACCAGGCTGGACGCGCATGGCCCTATCCTTGGTCAACATCCAGATAGCACGAGCATGGGGACGATTATTTCAGATGGGCTGGTCCACAGAAGTAACGCCAGGAGAGGAGGTGCGTGCCGCGGTGGTTAAAGACGCCAGTACTCGAGCCCACGAGATCCTGCAAGGCTGCAACCCCCTCATCCCAGAGCAGATGATGACAGTGGTGATTGCCCGCTTCCTCGTGCAGAAGCTCGACATTGTCAGTCGTCGACAGTGGCAGAGCCTACACCAGCCAGACGACCGAAACTTCTGGGCCACTGAGAACAACCTTCTTGAGGCCCTGAGTGTGCTGGAGCAGTGCAATAGCATGTGGGATATCGAGGATCTCTCGCCTTATCACTGGATCACTCGCGCGTTCCCGCAGTACCACATGATCTTCTACATCCTGAGGCATCTGTGCGCTTGTCCGCGGGGACCAAACGCATCGAGGGCGTTTGAAGCGGTTGAAAAGCATCTAGCGACTGTTAACAGGGGGGAGGCGGGTGCTCACAGAGGCTTGATGTGGACGGTTCTCACCACTCTGAGGGAgagggccatgatgatgatgcagaATGATGGCGCAGAAGTAGAAGCGGAGTCGCAAGGGGTATCGGAGAAGGGAGATGGTCGCCAGCAAACCACTGTCACTGACGGCGGAGCCGTGCCCGAGCAGATGCAGCATCACATTGAAGGAGAGCATCTATTACCTCCGGACTGGGACACGGTGCTTCAGGATTTTCCGTGGGATATGGATGATTTTAATATGACATTCTGA
- a CDS encoding MFS domain-containing protein: MTAPNTPSSPHMSELTLQADQNQINNTGLQEKSDLEEGSTQPTPPPKSGAPDGGLRAWLVVLGAWCTSFCSFGWVNSVGAFQEYYQNDLLSNYSSSTIAWIPSLQIFFMMAMGPIVGKLYDTYGPRHLIFVGTLFHVFGVMMASISTQYYQVLLSQGVCSAIGVSAIVQPALSVIHAWFDKNRGAAFGVLSTGSSIGGVIFPIMVSRMIKEVGFGWAMRTCGFLVLGLLIIANLTIKALHPPHPQNMSKAQMVKPLREPEFVLIILGFFFFTFGMYVPINYLPVQALQVGLKPSIVDYLVPILNAASFFGRVISGILGDRIGKYNIFVLVCYLTAIWILALWIPCKTEGGIIAFAALFGFCSGAYVSLIGPLVAQISPMREIGFRTGIVFFVASISGLVTNPIAGAIIDKPNGWVSVKVFAGVFCLAGTTFILGARVHRVGWKINVAF, encoded by the exons ATGACGGCCCCCAACACTCCTTCGTCGCCTCACATGTCTGAGCTCACGCTCCAGGCGGACCAGAACCAGATCAACAACACTGGCCTGCAGGAAAAGTCGGACTTGGAGGAGGGTAGCACGCAACCGACACCACCACCCAAGAGTGGAGCTCCGGACGGTGGACTCAGAGCTTGGCTCGTCGTGCTTGGCGCCTGGTGTACTTCTTTCTGCAGTTTTGGCTGGGTTAACA GTGTTGGAGCTTTTCAGGAGTACTACCAGAATGACCTTCTTAGCAATTACTCATCAAGCACCATCGCTTGGATCCCCTCGCTACAGATTTTTTTCATGATGGCAATG GGTCCCATTGTTGGAAAGCTCTACGACACGTATGGTCCTCGCCATCTCATCTTTGTGGGAACTCTCTTCCACGTCTTTGGCGTCATGATGGCCTCCATCAGCACCCAGTACTATCAAGTCCTTTTGTCGCAAGGAGTCTGCTCTGCCATTGGAGTCTCTGCCATTGTCCAACCTG CCCTGTCCGTCATCCATGCATGGTTCGACAAGAACCGAGGAGCCGCCTTCGGCGTCCTCTCCACCGGTTCAAGCATCGGTGGTGTCATCTTCCCCATCATGGTTAGCCGGATGATCAAGGAGGTTGGTTTTGGCTGGGCCATGCGCACCTGTGGCTTCTTGGTTCTCGGCCTGCTCATCATTGCCAACCTTACCATCAAGGCTCTGCACCCCCCGCACCCCCAGAACATGAGCAAGGCTCAGATGGTGAAGCCGCTCCGTGAGCCAGAGTTTGTGCTTATCATTCTcggtttcttcttcttcacctttGGCATGTATGTCCCGATCAACTACCTTCCGGTCCAGGCGCTTCAGGTTGGTCTGAAGCCCAGCATTGTCGACTACCTCGTCCCCATCCTCAACGCGGCCAGTTTTTTTGGACGTGTCATCTCTGGTATCTTGGGTGACAGGATTGGAAAGTACAACATCTTTGTCCTTGTCTGCTACCTGACTGCCATCTGGATCCTTGCCCTTTGGATCCCCTGCAAGACCGAGGGTGGAATCATTGCTTTTGCCGCCCTCTTCGGTTTCTGCTCCGGCGCCTACGTCTCCCTCATCGGACCCCTCGTGGCCCAGATCTCGCCCATGCGAGAGATTGGCTTCCGAACCGGCATCGTCTTCTTCGTTGCCTCCATCAGCGGTCTCGTCACCAACCCCATCGCCGgagccatcatcgacaagcCGAATGGTTGGGTTAGCGTCAAGGTCTTTGCCGGAGTGTTTTGTCTGGCTGGTACGACCTTTATCCTCGGTGCGAGGGTTCACCGTGTTGGATGGAAGATCAACGTCGCCTTTTAA